A single genomic interval of Helianthus annuus cultivar XRQ/B chromosome 6, HanXRQr2.0-SUNRISE, whole genome shotgun sequence harbors:
- the LOC110944602 gene encoding uncharacterized protein LOC110944602: MVTSPPTRQPQKQCRSTEHTLLSRGPKALTPKRGKSRMHEARFYLGQQFGSAKEVKEQVRRHAILTKRELSFFRNDKAKIRVVCEGNVPVYMKGDGKRKERLDKVVCPFMLYVSKEKDEVETWTVKTHKPEHTCLQTRESLHLTAKFMAKEPAVKRLVECNKDISVRTIQEELARKYELRVSRMKAFRAMSLASKEVQGDNKEQYSRLRDYIMELQSANPDTTVHIDVESEPNPASSTRVFKRIYICLGPLKLGFKECGRDILDLDGAFLKGSQQGQVLVAVGLDSNNGLYPLAYAIAEAENKNSWTWFLECLKDDLALQNNSWFTFISDRQKDLIPALEKVFPAAEHRFCLRKIHQNMKLKWRGKGFKDCLWSCATARTVPEFREKIEELKKFNEEAYNWLEQIPPKHWSRSHFTGWAQSDVLLSNMCEVLNAKTVEGREKPIISCLEYLREYLMKRIVNVMKEQHQCKGPLTPKITEILDEIKKAAAQCTVKWCGDSRWQVQGTLGQLGHLRIGSIHATIWTLGKKAYAYKVGPINGPKLWPISPVPTTLTPPLHHKQAGRPKKKRRRDQVEVEDAMEKKGKLTRKGGTVTCKKCNVKGHNSRSCKDLKKGMATEGCK, from the exons ATGGTCACATCTCCACCAACTCGCCAGCCGCAAAAGCAATGCAGGTCCACAGAGCACACTCTATTATCCAGGGGTCCAAAGGCTTTAACCCCCaaaagg GGAAAGAGTAGGATGCATGAAGCAAGGTTTTACTTGGGTCAACAATTTGGATCTGCAAAGGAGGTTAAAGAACAAGTTAGGAGGCATGCCATTCTTACCAAAAGGGAGTTGTCATTTTTTAGAAATGACAAGGCTAAGATTAGAGTAGTATGTGAAGGGAACGTCCCAGTTTACATGAAAGGTGATGG aaaaagaaaagaaagattagACAAAGTAGTTTGTCCATTTATGTTGTATGTTTCTAAAGAGAAAGATGAAGTGGAAACTTGGACAGTGAAAACTCACAAGCCGGAACACACCTGTCTGCAAACTAGAGAAAGCCTTCACCTCACAGCAAAGTTCATGGCTAAGGAGCCTGCTGTGAAGAGATTGGTTGAATGTAACAAAGACATCTCTGTGAGGACCATCCAAGAAGAGCTGGCAAGGAAGTATGAACTAAGGGTTTCAAGGATGAAAGCATTTAGGGCAATGTCTCTTGCTTCTAaagaagttcaaggtgacaacaAGGAACAATATTCAAGGTTAAGGGATTACATAATGGAGCTTCAAAGTGCAAATCCAGACACAACAGTGCACATTGACGTTGAGTCTGAACCCAACCCAGCTTCTTCAACAAGGGTGTTCAAGAGAATTTACATCTGCTTGGGTCCACTAAAGCTAGGTTTCAAGGAATGTGGGAGGGATATACTAGACTTAGATGGGGCTTTCTTAAAGGGTTCACAACAGGGTCAGGTATTAGTTGCAGTAGGCTTGGATTCCAACAATGGACTCTATCCACTGGCCTATGCAATTGCAGAAGCAGAGAACAAGAATTCCTGGACATGGTTTCTAGAATGTCTCAAAGATGATCTAGCATTACAAAACAACTCATGGTTTACCTTCATTTCTGATAGACAAAAG GACCTTATTCCTGCACTTGAAAAGGTATTCCCTGCTGCAGAACACAGGTTCTGCCTTAGGAAAATTCACCAAAATATGAAGTTAAAATGGAGGGGCAAAGGCTTTAAAGATTGCTTATGGTCATGTGCAACTGCCAGAACAG TACCTGAGTTTAGGGAAAAAATAGAAGAGTTGAAGAAGTTCAATGAGGAAGCATACAACTGGTTGGAACAAATTCCACCAAAGCATTGGTCTAGATCTCACTTCACAG GTTGGGCACAATCTGATGTTCTACTGAGCAACATGTGTGAAGTTTTAAATGCCAAAACTGTTGAAGGGAGGGAAAAGCCAATCATTTCATGCTTGGAATATCTTAGGGAGTATTTGATGAAAAGAATAGTCAATGTGATGAAGGAGCAACATCAGTGTAAGGGCCCCCTCACACCAAAGATAACAGAGATTTTAGATGAGATCAAGAAGGCTGCAGCCCAATGCACTGTGAAATGGTGTGGTGATAGTAGGTGGCAGGTACAAGGGACTCTTGGGCA GTTGGGCCACCTGAGGATTGGGTCCATCCATGCTACTATCTGGACACTTGGAAAAAAGGCTTATGCCTACAAGGTTGGTCCCATCAATGGTCCCAAACTCTGGCCAATATCACCAGTTCCAACAACATTGACCCCTCCACTTCACCACAAACAAGCTGGCAGGCCAAAGAAAAAGAGGAGAAGAGACCAAGTGGAGGTTGAAGATGCCATGGAGAAGAAAGGAAAGTTGACAAGAAAGGGTGGGACTGTAACCTgtaagaaatgcaatgtgaaggGGCATAATTCAAGAAGCTGTAAGGATCTAAAGAAAGGAATGGCAACTGAAGGCTGCAAATGA